From the genome of Thermoflexus hugenholtzii, one region includes:
- a CDS encoding queuosine precursor transporter, which translates to MRSNPAIPSFPLTLLVGLFVAGLVISNIIAVKLFAFGPLTLPAAVIVFPVTYIIGDVVTEVYGYRVARRMIWTGFAGNLLAVLAAAAGGLLPPAPFWKGQAAYQEILGFAPRLLLASFTAYLVGEFANAAVLARMKVRTRGRWMLPRFWVSTVVGETLDSAVFLTMAFLGVVPPGALLAMIPTHSGAKILYEFLASPLSAALAQALKRWEGVDVFDVDTSLNPFLVME; encoded by the coding sequence ATGCGCTCGAATCCGGCGATCCCCTCGTTCCCCCTCACGCTGCTCGTGGGGCTTTTCGTGGCGGGCCTGGTGATCTCCAACATCATCGCCGTCAAGCTCTTCGCCTTCGGCCCCCTCACCCTGCCCGCGGCGGTGATCGTCTTCCCGGTCACCTACATCATCGGCGACGTGGTCACCGAGGTCTACGGCTACCGTGTCGCCCGCCGGATGATCTGGACGGGCTTCGCCGGGAACCTCCTCGCCGTCCTGGCCGCGGCCGCCGGCGGGCTTCTGCCCCCCGCGCCCTTCTGGAAAGGCCAGGCCGCCTACCAGGAGATCCTGGGCTTCGCCCCCCGGCTGCTGCTGGCCTCCTTCACCGCCTATCTGGTCGGGGAGTTCGCCAACGCGGCCGTCCTGGCCAGGATGAAGGTCCGCACCCGGGGACGGTGGATGCTGCCGCGGTTCTGGGTCAGCACCGTGGTGGGGGAGACCCTGGACAGCGCCGTGTTCCTCACCATGGCTTTCCTGGGCGTGGTCCCGCCCGGGGCGCTGCTGGCGATGATCCCCACCCACTCCGGGGCCAAGATCCTCTACGAGTTCCTGGCCTCGCCCCTCTCCGCCGCCCTGGCCCAGGCCCTCAAGCGTTGGGAGGGGGTGGACGTCTTTGACGTCGACACCTCCCTCAATCCTTTCCTGGTGATGGAATAG
- a CDS encoding ribonucleotide-diphosphate reductase subunit beta: protein MESLVTSNLLLALYPHLTAPEVRLYLARQAWEEANHAMASEYVIKTLPVDRERVLGLEEHPAVAAKAAFQRRLTAEILRPDLDLATIEGRQRLLRNLVGSRPPGGIQAIIPLRWPLMGQPVPNDAESPSLCVVHPPGASQAIAPSAKSGPIGL from the coding sequence ATGGAATCCCTGGTCACCAGCAACCTGCTGCTGGCCCTCTATCCCCATCTCACCGCTCCCGAAGTTCGTCTCTATCTCGCCCGCCAGGCCTGGGAGGAGGCCAACCACGCCATGGCCTCCGAATATGTGATCAAGACACTACCCGTGGATCGGGAGCGCGTGTTGGGCCTGGAGGAGCATCCGGCCGTGGCGGCCAAGGCCGCTTTCCAGCGCCGGCTCACCGCGGAGATCCTGAGGCCGGACCTGGACCTGGCTACGATCGAAGGGCGACAGCGGCTTTTGCGTAACCTGGTGGGGTCTCGACCGCCCGGGGGCATCCAGGCGATAATCCCCCTGCGCTGGCCGTTAATGGGCCAGCCTGTCCCTAACGATGCCGAAAGCCCATCCCTCTGCGTTGTCCATCCGCCTGGAGCATCCCAGGCCATCGCCCCTTCAGCAAAATCCGGTCCGATCGGGCTATAA
- a CDS encoding nucleotidyltransferase domain-containing protein gives MAQTVPFPDLSRLAEVFRRYPEIEAVYLFGSAAEGRLHAESDLDLAVLPRRGAPRPNPLDLLADLARHGFCRVDLIFLDTEDILLKFEAVRRNRLLYAAEGFDRGEFFSRVVRQYLDFAPYLRIHREAYRRRVLHGPGRDPATPPP, from the coding sequence ATGGCACAAACGGTGCCCTTCCCGGATCTGAGCCGGCTGGCTGAGGTGTTCCGGCGATATCCGGAGATCGAGGCGGTTTACCTCTTCGGCTCGGCCGCCGAGGGCCGCCTCCACGCGGAAAGCGATCTGGACCTCGCCGTCCTGCCCCGGCGGGGCGCCCCCCGGCCGAACCCGCTGGACCTGCTCGCCGACCTCGCCCGCCATGGGTTCTGCCGGGTGGATCTGATCTTCCTGGACACCGAGGACATCCTGCTGAAGTTCGAGGCGGTGCGCCGGAACCGGCTCCTCTACGCCGCGGAAGGATTCGATCGGGGCGAGTTCTTCTCCCGCGTCGTGCGTCAGTATCTGGATTTCGCACCTTACCTTCGGATTCACCGGGAGGCTTACCGACGGAGGGTTCTCCATGGTCCGGGTCGAGATCCTGCAACGCCGCCTCCGTAA
- a CDS encoding DUF86 domain-containing protein: MQRYSYDEFVADPERYGSAERFLQLAIEALLDMGNHVIADLDLGTVPWYSDIPTIPAERGGLSPELRDRWIRMFGFRNILVHEYLDLDRRIVYEVLQHGLGDLEELRDFFASFL, translated from the coding sequence CTGCAGCGTTACTCCTACGACGAGTTCGTCGCTGACCCCGAACGCTACGGCAGCGCGGAACGCTTCCTCCAGCTGGCCATCGAGGCCCTGCTGGACATGGGCAACCACGTGATCGCGGACCTGGATCTCGGAACCGTTCCGTGGTATAGCGATATCCCAACGATCCCGGCGGAACGCGGTGGGCTGTCCCCGGAGCTTCGGGACCGATGGATCCGGATGTTCGGGTTCCGGAACATCCTCGTCCACGAGTATCTGGATCTCGACCGCCGCATCGTGTATGAAGTTCTCCAGCACGGACTGGGGGATCTGGAGGAGCTCCGGGATTTCTTCGCTTCTTTCCTGTAG
- a CDS encoding glycosyltransferase family 39 protein: MIGLTAAAALALMPAELALADEDHVLWQIASYPPAGVIRNLMRDSHPPLYYLLAQGWLALGGFDHPWAFRVLSLFLGLPALPLAFQIGRRLGGLRLGLSALVLLALNPWFLFLLILIRMYGLTATLGAWGVWIVLRLLDRPTPRRWAAWTLAQGLLLFTHYYGTLLIAALWLTLLRRRPRGWPQGLLASTPAAALFALWLRQAYAGSIEHTVQQLSRIPVRPGPVEVVWHYGATALMGPFVDGAFARAASLALALGLFLALLVRRPRLRRLSSGGGELAVWVGLPLLLGTLMALRWPFFAARYFAMLTVPGAVALAAALHRLRLRAWIPMILILGLIGLSRFPIMAAQPLGLSGFDDLGPALAGLNRSDPILAQARWHIDAAGLFYRYTDLAHLFYNYKWYEWPDPAQRTAIIENSSSFWFVGVTIYQDFWRSWLESLQATHFIDFAATYPHPTPEYGASLFHLVRKPQTAPWQPTAARWQNGLTLTAIALPDSHLLPGSSLRVGLRLHTDRPIPDRWTLFLHLLDPQGRWLAGWDAEPNPPTPAWTPGMPITYWHGLRLPMNLPAGRYTLALGWYPTGSTGTPRLPLQHPQGDALPIGTVDILPLLRPPRWGTRYALALQLEPPRLLVRPRADQPETIHLWTILNWQPLPGPVDPAALQVTLTLPNGQTLPFARQMPIPPGPLTGPGWIRDVWHLALQTPPPGLAWLEVRYGPHRLARQPVWLLPPHTRWNYDWLFLNRTP; encoded by the coding sequence ATGATCGGGCTCACTGCGGCAGCCGCCCTCGCCCTGATGCCGGCGGAGCTGGCCCTCGCCGACGAGGACCACGTCCTCTGGCAGATCGCCTCTTATCCGCCCGCCGGGGTGATCCGCAACCTGATGCGGGACAGCCACCCGCCTCTCTACTATCTGCTGGCGCAGGGATGGCTGGCCTTGGGAGGGTTTGATCATCCGTGGGCTTTTCGCGTTCTCTCCCTCTTCCTCGGCCTGCCCGCTCTCCCCCTGGCTTTCCAGATCGGGCGCCGCCTCGGCGGGCTCCGCCTTGGCCTCTCCGCCCTCGTCCTCCTCGCCCTCAACCCCTGGTTCCTCTTCCTCCTCATCCTGATCCGGATGTATGGCCTGACCGCGACGCTGGGCGCCTGGGGCGTCTGGATCGTCCTCAGGTTGCTGGACCGCCCTACTCCCCGTCGCTGGGCAGCCTGGACCCTGGCCCAGGGCCTGCTGCTGTTCACCCATTACTACGGGACTCTGCTGATCGCCGCCCTCTGGCTGACCCTGCTGCGCCGCCGCCCCCGCGGCTGGCCCCAGGGCCTTCTCGCATCCACCCCGGCCGCTGCCCTCTTCGCCCTCTGGCTCCGCCAGGCCTACGCGGGATCCATCGAGCACACCGTGCAGCAGCTCTCCCGCATCCCAGTCCGCCCGGGGCCCGTGGAGGTGGTGTGGCATTATGGGGCCACCGCCCTGATGGGTCCCTTCGTCGATGGGGCTTTCGCCCGCGCGGCCTCCCTGGCCCTCGCCCTGGGCCTCTTCCTCGCCCTCCTGGTCCGTCGCCCCCGCCTCAGGAGGCTCTCATCCGGGGGAGGCGAGCTCGCCGTCTGGGTGGGCCTTCCCCTTCTGCTGGGCACCCTGATGGCCCTCCGCTGGCCCTTCTTCGCCGCCCGCTACTTTGCCATGCTCACCGTTCCCGGAGCCGTCGCCCTCGCCGCCGCCCTCCACCGCCTCCGCCTTCGGGCCTGGATCCCAATGATCCTCATCCTCGGCCTGATCGGCCTCTCCCGCTTCCCCATCATGGCCGCGCAGCCACTGGGGCTCTCAGGCTTCGACGATCTGGGTCCGGCTCTGGCCGGCCTGAACCGCTCCGATCCCATCCTGGCCCAGGCCCGCTGGCACATCGACGCGGCCGGATTGTTTTACCGATATACCGATCTGGCTCACCTATTTTATAATTATAAATGGTATGAATGGCCGGATCCAGCACAAAGAACAGCTATTATAGAGAACTCTTCTTCTTTTTGGTTCGTAGGGGTGACAATTTATCAGGATTTTTGGCGTTCGTGGCTGGAGAGTCTGCAGGCCACCCACTTTATCGATTTCGCCGCCACCTACCCCCACCCCACCCCGGAATACGGCGCCAGCCTCTTCCACCTGGTCCGCAAGCCCCAAACCGCCCCCTGGCAGCCCACTGCCGCCCGCTGGCAAAACGGCCTCACCCTCACCGCCATCGCCCTCCCCGACTCCCACCTCCTCCCCGGCTCCTCCCTCCGGGTCGGCCTCCGCCTCCACACCGACCGTCCCATCCCCGACCGCTGGACCCTCTTCCTCCACCTCCTCGACCCCCAGGGCCGCTGGCTCGCCGGCTGGGACGCCGAACCCAATCCCCCTACCCCCGCCTGGACCCCCGGGATGCCCATCACCTACTGGCACGGCCTCCGCCTCCCCATGAACCTCCCCGCCGGCCGCTACACCCTCGCCCTCGGCTGGTATCCCACCGGCTCCACCGGCACCCCCCGCCTCCCCCTCCAACACCCCCAGGGGGATGCCCTCCCCATCGGCACCGTCGACATCCTCCCCCTCCTCCGTCCCCCCCGCTGGGGCACCCGGTATGCCCTCGCGCTCCAGCTCGAACCCCCTCGCCTTCTCGTCCGCCCCCGGGCAGACCAGCCGGAGACTATCCACCTGTGGACCATCCTGAACTGGCAGCCCCTGCCGGGCCCCGTGGACCCTGCCGCCCTCCAGGTCACCCTGACCCTCCCCAACGGCCAGACCCTCCCCTTCGCCCGCCAGATGCCGATTCCCCCCGGCCCCCTGACCGGACCCGGATGGATCCGCGACGTCTGGCACCTCGCGCTCCAGACCCCACCCCCCGGCCTGGCCTGGCTGGAGGTCCGCTACGGCCCCCACCGCCTCGCCCGTCAACCCGTCTGGCTGCTTCCACCCCACACCCGGTGGAATTATGACTGGCTCTTCCTCAACCGAACCCCATAA
- a CDS encoding FAD-binding oxidoreductase, whose product MRRWNGWGEATVEVPLPLRARAFLEDRLGPGTPPRDCSLEEALARIPPSRLPDHPQVHTDPELRLRHAVGQGLPDWIAARSGRIQAPDGVAFPETNEDVRALLAYARAVGARVIPYGGGTSVVGHLRVLPDPRPALAIDLGRMNRLLALDRLSGLATFQTGIRGPDLEAALRAHGFTLGHFPQSFEYSTLGGWIATRSVGQFALGYGRIEELFVGGRVETPQGPLILPSLPPSAAGPDLRHLVLGSEGRLGILTEAVLRVRPLPEAEALGTFFFPDFDHGLAAVRAMVQAGIPLMMLRLSTAEETRMTLLLSGREGWVRLLRGWLRLRGLGDAPCMLLLAAAGTRRVVHAALAEAFHIASRHHGRSLGSRLAREWLRQRFRSPYLRNTLWAMGYAVDTLETAVIWARVPAMVAAIEEALRNGLADQGERVYAFSHVSHVYPHGANVYTTFLFRLAPDPEESLRRWQRLKRAASAAILRLGGTISHQHGVGVDHLPYMEAEKGPLGLAILRAMLRVVDPEEIMNPGKLIEGPAGEGSDPA is encoded by the coding sequence TTGCGTCGCTGGAACGGATGGGGCGAAGCGACCGTGGAGGTCCCGTTGCCGCTCCGCGCCCGGGCCTTCCTGGAGGACCGGCTGGGGCCCGGGACGCCGCCCCGGGACTGTTCGCTGGAGGAAGCCCTGGCTCGCATCCCGCCCTCTCGCCTCCCGGACCACCCGCAGGTTCACACCGATCCCGAGCTCCGCCTGCGCCACGCCGTCGGCCAGGGGCTTCCGGACTGGATCGCCGCCCGCAGCGGCCGGATCCAGGCCCCCGATGGCGTCGCGTTCCCGGAGACCAACGAGGACGTCCGGGCGCTCCTCGCCTACGCCCGGGCGGTGGGCGCCCGGGTCATCCCCTATGGCGGCGGCACCAGCGTGGTGGGGCACCTCCGGGTGCTCCCGGATCCCCGCCCGGCCCTGGCGATCGACCTGGGTCGGATGAACCGCCTCCTCGCCCTGGACCGCCTCAGCGGCCTCGCCACATTCCAGACCGGGATCCGGGGGCCGGACCTGGAGGCGGCCCTGCGGGCCCACGGCTTCACCCTGGGGCACTTCCCGCAGTCCTTTGAGTATTCCACGCTGGGAGGCTGGATCGCGACCCGTTCCGTGGGCCAGTTCGCCCTGGGCTACGGCCGCATCGAGGAGCTCTTCGTCGGCGGACGGGTGGAGACCCCGCAAGGCCCCCTGATCTTGCCGTCGCTTCCGCCCTCGGCGGCCGGCCCTGACCTGCGGCACCTGGTCCTCGGCTCGGAGGGCCGCCTGGGGATCCTCACCGAGGCCGTCCTGCGGGTTCGCCCCCTGCCGGAAGCCGAGGCCCTCGGGACGTTCTTCTTCCCGGACTTCGACCATGGCCTCGCGGCGGTCCGGGCGATGGTCCAGGCCGGGATCCCCCTGATGATGCTCCGGCTGAGCACTGCCGAGGAGACCCGGATGACCCTGCTGCTGTCCGGCCGCGAAGGATGGGTCCGCCTGCTCCGGGGGTGGCTTCGGCTGCGCGGGCTCGGGGACGCGCCCTGCATGCTCCTCCTCGCCGCCGCGGGGACCCGCCGCGTGGTCCACGCCGCCCTCGCCGAGGCCTTCCACATCGCCAGCCGGCATCACGGCCGATCGCTGGGAAGCCGCCTGGCCCGGGAGTGGCTGCGCCAGCGCTTCCGCTCGCCCTACCTGCGCAACACGCTGTGGGCGATGGGCTACGCGGTGGACACCCTGGAGACCGCGGTGATCTGGGCCCGGGTGCCGGCGATGGTCGCGGCCATCGAGGAGGCCCTTCGCAACGGGCTGGCGGACCAGGGGGAGCGGGTCTACGCTTTCAGCCACGTCTCCCACGTCTACCCCCACGGGGCCAACGTCTACACCACTTTCCTCTTTCGTCTGGCCCCGGACCCGGAGGAAAGCCTGAGGCGCTGGCAACGTCTGAAGCGAGCGGCCAGCGCGGCGATCCTGCGCCTGGGAGGGACCATCAGCCATCAGCACGGGGTAGGAGTGGATCATCTCCCCTACATGGAGGCGGAGAAAGGCCCTCTGGGGCTGGCGATCCTGCGGGCGATGTTGCGGGTCGTGGATCCCGAAGAGATCATGAACCCGGGGAAACTGATCGAGGGCCCAGCCGGTGAGGGGTCCGATCCGGCCTGA
- a CDS encoding glycerol-3-phosphate dehydrogenase/oxidase — protein sequence MIPDRNEVWERLAEPWDLVIVGGGITGAGLLHEAARLGFRAVLLEQRDFAWGTSSRSGKMVHGGLRYLRQGQVRTTWLSVKERERLLRALPGLIRPLGFLWPLYAGDPIGRLAAAFGLWIYDAFAGRRAHRYLKPDALRVYVPHLNPEGLRGGYRYLDAVTDDARLVLREIGAAVGRGALALNYARVEGVRQTRTGAVEGVLVRDVLTGREAEVRARAVVNATGAWADRLRGQLGRPPRLRLLRGSHLVLPGWRLPLAQGVILLHPQDHRPLYVLPWEGMVLVGTTDVDHAEDLDAEPRIHPEEFAYLLTALRRAFPDLDLSERDVVATFAGVRAVVGTGRQPPSREPRDHVVWDEGILTVTGGKLTTFRAMARDALRALRRRLPAPAYPPAPEEPEPVPEPPADLDPAVAVRLVGRYGPGILSRWADIPPEDRERIPGTEILWAEVRWAARLEGVVHLDDLLLRRTRLGLCLPEGGLPFLRRHRARLQAMLGWEDTRWAQEVARYRRIWETSYQPPR from the coding sequence ATGATCCCGGATCGCAACGAAGTCTGGGAACGATTGGCGGAGCCCTGGGATCTGGTGATCGTCGGGGGCGGGATCACCGGGGCGGGGCTGCTCCATGAGGCGGCCCGCCTGGGGTTTCGGGCGGTGCTCCTGGAGCAACGGGACTTCGCGTGGGGCACCTCCAGCCGCTCCGGCAAGATGGTCCACGGCGGGCTGCGCTACCTGCGCCAGGGGCAGGTCCGCACCACCTGGCTTTCCGTGAAGGAGCGGGAGCGCCTCCTGCGGGCGCTGCCGGGCCTGATCCGGCCCCTGGGCTTCCTGTGGCCTCTCTACGCGGGGGATCCCATCGGGCGCCTGGCCGCCGCCTTCGGGCTGTGGATCTACGACGCCTTCGCCGGGCGCCGGGCCCATCGGTATCTCAAGCCGGACGCCCTCCGGGTCTACGTTCCCCACTTGAACCCTGAAGGCCTCCGCGGGGGCTATCGCTATCTGGACGCCGTCACCGACGACGCACGGCTGGTGCTGCGGGAGATCGGGGCGGCCGTGGGCCGGGGAGCCCTCGCCCTGAACTACGCCCGGGTGGAAGGCGTTCGACAAACCCGGACGGGCGCTGTCGAGGGCGTCCTCGTCCGCGATGTCCTGACCGGCCGGGAGGCGGAAGTCCGGGCCCGGGCGGTGGTGAACGCCACCGGCGCCTGGGCGGATCGGCTGCGCGGGCAGCTCGGAAGGCCGCCGCGGCTGCGGCTCCTGCGGGGCAGCCACCTGGTGCTGCCCGGATGGCGGCTTCCTCTCGCCCAGGGGGTGATCCTTCTCCACCCGCAGGATCACCGGCCCCTCTACGTCCTCCCCTGGGAAGGCATGGTCCTGGTGGGCACCACCGATGTGGATCACGCCGAGGATCTCGACGCGGAGCCCCGCATCCATCCCGAGGAGTTCGCGTATCTGCTGACGGCCCTGCGCCGGGCCTTTCCAGATCTGGATCTCAGCGAACGGGACGTCGTCGCGACCTTCGCCGGGGTGCGGGCGGTGGTGGGAACCGGACGCCAGCCCCCATCGCGGGAGCCGCGGGACCACGTCGTATGGGACGAAGGGATCCTCACGGTGACCGGGGGGAAGCTCACCACCTTCCGGGCGATGGCCCGGGACGCCCTGCGGGCCCTCCGTCGGCGTCTGCCCGCGCCGGCCTATCCCCCTGCGCCGGAGGAGCCGGAACCTGTGCCGGAGCCCCCGGCCGACCTGGACCCGGCGGTGGCGGTCCGTCTGGTCGGTCGTTATGGGCCGGGCATCCTGAGCCGATGGGCGGATATCCCCCCGGAAGACCGCGAGCGGATCCCGGGGACAGAGATCCTCTGGGCGGAGGTGCGCTGGGCGGCCCGGCTCGAAGGGGTGGTCCATCTGGACGATCTGCTCCTGCGCCGGACCCGGCTGGGGCTATGCCTGCCGGAGGGAGGCCTCCCGTTCCTGCGGCGTCACCGCGCCCGCCTGCAGGCCATGCTGGGTTGGGAAGACACCCGCTGGGCCCAGGAGGTGGCGCGCTACCGGCGGATCTGGGAGACCAGTTATCAGCCCCCGCGGTGA
- a CDS encoding proline racemase family protein → MRAFESTTWSPPPDWQRFTTIDLHAEGEPLRVLTTGLDPIPGPTILDKRRYAQQHLDGLRRALILEPRGHADMYGAIITEPASPDSDLGVLFMHNEGWSTMCGHGIIALVTCLLETRLRPSTFPSLDYERLEAKGELRIDAPAGQVIARATLAPDGQRVARVTFRNVPSFAYALDQVVDVPGLGRVRYDLAFGGAFYAYVDAAEIGLELEAGNYHALIEVGMAIKRAVMATREIRHPFEPDLSFLYGTIISGPPRDSAHQARNVCIFAEGEVDRSPTSTGVSGRAALEYACGRLRPGQPFTIESILGTTFTVTIVDEVNFGGFPAVIPEVSGRAWITGRHEFVLAPDDPLRDGFLLR, encoded by the coding sequence ATGCGCGCTTTTGAAAGCACAACCTGGTCGCCTCCTCCCGACTGGCAACGCTTCACCACCATAGATCTGCACGCTGAGGGCGAGCCGCTGCGCGTGCTGACCACCGGCCTTGACCCGATCCCCGGCCCCACTATCCTCGATAAGCGCCGCTACGCCCAACAGCATCTGGACGGGCTGCGCCGTGCGCTGATCTTAGAGCCGCGTGGCCATGCCGATATGTATGGCGCGATCATCACCGAACCCGCCTCGCCTGATAGTGACCTGGGCGTGCTCTTTATGCATAACGAGGGCTGGAGCACCATGTGTGGCCACGGCATCATCGCCCTGGTCACCTGCTTGCTGGAGACGCGCTTGAGGCCGTCTACTTTCCCCAGCCTGGATTATGAGCGTCTGGAAGCGAAGGGCGAGCTACGCATCGATGCGCCGGCCGGCCAGGTCATCGCGCGAGCCACTTTGGCGCCTGACGGTCAGCGTGTTGCCCGCGTAACTTTCCGCAACGTGCCTTCGTTCGCTTACGCCCTCGACCAGGTGGTCGACGTGCCCGGCCTGGGCCGCGTGCGCTACGACCTCGCCTTCGGGGGCGCCTTCTACGCCTATGTGGACGCCGCTGAGATCGGATTGGAGCTGGAGGCCGGAAATTATCACGCCCTAATCGAAGTCGGCATGGCCATCAAGCGTGCGGTCATGGCGACGCGGGAGATCCGTCATCCCTTCGAGCCGGATCTGAGCTTTCTATACGGCACGATCATCAGCGGACCGCCGCGCGACTCCGCTCATCAAGCCCGCAACGTATGCATCTTTGCAGAGGGCGAGGTGGATCGTTCGCCTACCAGCACGGGGGTAAGCGGACGTGCGGCCCTTGAATATGCATGTGGACGCTTGCGGCCGGGTCAGCCTTTCACGATCGAGAGCATCCTGGGCACTACCTTCACTGTTACCATTGTGGACGAGGTGAACTTTGGAGGCTTCCCCGCGGTGATCCCCGAAGTCTCCGGCCGAGCCTGGATCACCGGCCGGCATGAGTTCGTGCTGGCACCTGATGATCCACTCCGTGATGGATTCTTGCTGCGGTGA
- a CDS encoding ribonuclease H-like domain-containing protein, whose amino-acid sequence MVDSIRERMPVESLEARWRRLRGRPSPTEGRSVPPDTGIRLWEETLSLFTWHGDLPLEAWRTAPRGAVATLAGHPDWLDIPAEGVLFLDTETTGLVGGAGTMIFLLGFARIEGEALVFRQLFLADPAAEPAFWQAFLGLTAGVQGLVTFNGRGFDLPLIEMRLNRYGLRWGGLDAPHWDLLPTARRLWRRRLPSRALMALEEAVLGLERSPDDVPGAEIPSRYWAYLQRRDPDLLEGVFLHNRQDVLSMVTLAARLAHLFENPERDPAVQGWDWVQLGRWYQESGRWEAAERAFRRALEEEAGDPELRRTAWHALGNLLRRMGRLEEAARVWQAWALEFPGEVLPAVRLARYYERTRRDPREAQRWARIALARIDAQGDPDRWASLRQSLTRRLAQWPGSLWGVDPGRRPGLVE is encoded by the coding sequence ATGGTGGATTCGATCCGGGAGCGCATGCCCGTGGAATCCCTCGAGGCGCGCTGGCGGCGGCTTCGCGGCCGGCCCTCTCCGACAGAGGGACGCTCTGTCCCCCCTGACACGGGGATCCGGCTGTGGGAGGAAACCCTGTCGCTGTTCACATGGCATGGGGACCTTCCCCTGGAGGCCTGGCGGACCGCCCCCCGGGGGGCGGTGGCCACCCTGGCCGGCCATCCGGACTGGCTGGACATCCCGGCGGAGGGCGTGCTCTTTCTGGACACGGAGACCACCGGTCTGGTGGGCGGGGCGGGGACGATGATCTTTCTCCTCGGCTTCGCCCGGATCGAAGGCGAGGCCCTGGTCTTCCGCCAGCTCTTCCTCGCGGATCCGGCGGCGGAGCCCGCCTTCTGGCAGGCGTTTCTCGGGTTGACCGCTGGGGTTCAGGGCCTGGTGACCTTCAACGGCCGGGGCTTCGATCTCCCGCTGATCGAGATGCGCCTGAACCGCTATGGGCTCCGATGGGGGGGCCTGGATGCGCCGCACTGGGATCTGCTGCCGACCGCCCGTCGGCTCTGGCGGCGCCGGTTGCCTTCCCGCGCCCTGATGGCCCTGGAGGAAGCCGTCCTGGGGCTGGAACGCTCCCCGGATGACGTGCCGGGCGCCGAGATCCCTTCCCGTTACTGGGCCTATCTGCAGCGCCGGGATCCGGATCTGCTGGAGGGGGTGTTCCTCCACAACCGTCAGGACGTCCTCTCGATGGTGACCCTGGCCGCCCGCCTGGCCCATCTGTTCGAGAACCCGGAGCGGGATCCGGCGGTGCAGGGGTGGGACTGGGTGCAGCTGGGCCGGTGGTATCAGGAGAGCGGCCGCTGGGAGGCGGCGGAACGGGCCTTCCGGCGGGCTCTGGAGGAGGAGGCTGGGGATCCGGAGCTGCGACGGACCGCGTGGCATGCCCTGGGGAACCTGTTGCGCCGGATGGGCCGCCTGGAGGAGGCGGCCCGGGTCTGGCAGGCATGGGCCCTGGAGTTCCCCGGGGAGGTGTTGCCGGCGGTCCGCCTAGCTCGCTACTACGAGCGGACCCGTCGGGATCCGCGGGAGGCCCAGCGCTGGGCGCGCATCGCCCTGGCTCGCATCGATGCCCAGGGTGACCCTGACCGCTGGGCATCCCTCCGGCAAAGCCTCACCCGCCGCCTCGCTCAATGGCCGGGCTCGCTATGGGGCGTGGATCCCGGAAGGCGTCCGGGGTTGGTGGAATAA